The Sediminicola sp. YIK13 genomic sequence CCAAATACAATCATAAGAGCCCTAAAAACAATGGCTCCCAAAATTCCCCAAAATAAAACCCTGTGTTGGTACAGTGGTGGTATGCTAAAGGATGAAAATATAACAGCGATTACGAAAACATTATCAACACTCAACGAGAGTTCTATCAAGTACCCTGTAATATACTTTATGACCGCTTTGCTGGGCGTCAGGTCAGTTGGATTGGCTATATGGTTGCCATCGAAGAGCCAATAGATCACGCCGCTAAAGGACATGGCCACGGTAACCCAGATTGCGGTCCATATGGCGGCTTCCTTGGTTTTGATCACATGTTCATCCTTATGGAAAACACCAAGATCCAATGCAAGGAATACCAAAATTAGAGCGATAAAAGCAATCCAGACCAACATAGCTATTTTTTAGGATCACAAAGCTAATCATCCTATAATATTTTGGTGCAAAAAAATCAAATAAATTGGTGTTGAAGTAAGTAGTATAAAGATCCTCAAAAGGAGGTGTTTCGTAGAAGGTCAACAGGAGGTAAATAAAAATGGGTCTGTAGTTGTTTACAGACCCATTTCTAAATAAATATTTGTTTTCTCTAGAATAAGGAAGTGAATCCTTTATGGTATTAGATACAAGAACTAATATCCCTGCAATTAATGTGCTTTAATCTTATCTTTTCGTTTTTTTAATTGTCTTTCGAGATCATCCACGGTTTTGGCAATCGAGGCTTCGAAGCTACCGTTGCTCGACTCTGCAAAAAGGCGGGGACCCGGAGAACTCAATCGAATCGCACAGATCATTCCTGTGTCAGGGGAAGAAGTATTCTCTGTTTTAAAGAAAATATCGGCACGAATTATAAAATCATATTTGTCCAATAACTTGTCTACTTTTTTGCCAGCAAATATTTCCAAACGTTCACTGGCTTTTACACCATCGTATTCAAAGTTTATATTCATAATAAATCTAATTTTTGATTAAGGTAAAGAGGTAAAATAAAGAAAGCAAATATTTTTAATTAAGGTAAACATAAAATTTAGGTTGTCAAAACGCTAAAGTCTGATTTTCTGAATATTATATTTTTGGGAAAGAAAAAATGGCTAACTTAATGGAAGTTTCTAGGTTCTCCCACAAACCCTAAATCCCACAATTATGACAACAACAAGGTTTAAAGAGTACCCGGAAGGCAGAGTTGCTAGCAGAAGCACCAGTGTTTTACGCTTAGAGCGGAATAATAGAGATATCTTTTAGTTAAACAGAATCTTGTGCTGTTATAGGTGCGAACCAAGGACATATGAGCGATTTGAGGATTTAGCAGTATTAAAGAGTAGATTACTTCAACTTTGAAAATCCAATCTTGATATTATCGCTGGCATAACTAATGGAAAGGAACCACCAAAAGGAAGATTGGGTAGAATTCGCAAACAGTTATTGGAATTTAACGAGCTACAGAGGCGAGTGGAGGATTATCGCAATCCGATCCGATTTGTGGGCTAATCCTCATTTTAAATATTCTATTTTACATAATATAAATTATAGGTCAAAATATGTCCATTACGTAAAACAGCATATAGCAGGATTTTCGTATAGCTCCGCTATTTTGCATAATACCAGATATAGCACCTTTAGGTCTATATCGTCAGGTATTATGTAAAAGAAAATCTTGTAGGTCTATATCGTCACAGCCGCATAAACTCGCCGTCAAAAGCAATCAGCCACTGGGTAATTTCCTATGCTCGTATCTCAAAACTGTTTTACTGGAATCATTGATTATTGCAACCAGCAAGAATTCTACATCCCTATAGTCGCACCAACCCGCAGATAGAAATCAATCCTTCCTCTGTCTGGATTTAATAATACAATCTAAAATCAAGTAATTTGCAGACATTGTAATGTCTTTGGTGCAACTCTTCTACAACATCTAGCATATTGTCATCTTCTTTAAATAAGTTAAAGAATGCTTTATCAAGATTTGAGCTACTTATTCCATTATATTCATTACCATAGCCGGAAACACCTTTTGCGCCAGTGATGTCCAAAAAATATTGTGCTTCCTCTTCGTCTAAATCTAGGACTTTTGCATTTGAAAAATGTAAAATCTTTCCTTTTAATCTTCCTTCAAAAATTTCTGCTATTTCCTGTAGACTATAGTAGTAGTCATTTAAACAAATACTATTTGCTTCACCGGTCATAACCAAGTAGATTATTTCATAGTCTTTAAAATTATGATCATCCAAAACCAGAGCATTTAAGCTAGCTTCTAGTCCTTCGATGGTGTCGCACGTTTTATAGATACTTGCTATTCCATATTGCATGGCCAATTGTTCCAAGTTTTCTTGTGCTTGGGTTACCCTGTCCGTTTCTATTTCCTGAACCCCTTCCAAACAATAAATGAAATAATCGGCTTCTGTAAATTGTTTTTGGGGGAATTGTTGTCTTTTCTCTAACAAGTTTCTGAAATTATGTAACGCATATGAACACAAAATTACTGTAACTTTTAAAGTTTTTCAGCGTTTTGATATAAAATTCCATCCCACACACATTGCCCTCCCTCCTCTTGATAATAAATGGGCGTCCCCTGGAGCGCTATCGAGAGGTCTTTAATTTGTAAAATAGTCGAGCATGCCACTGAAGAATTTAAATTATACTTTACAGCACTTAATATGACCTATGTATTACTTCCGTCGTCAAAAGCAATCTTAAAGGTCTTGTAACACTATTTAACGTGCGTCTTGGTCTTTGAATCCTTATCTTTACAGTTCATTAACTTCCATTAGATCCATTGCAACAGATAAAAGCACACTTAGACCAAATAGCGGACATATCTAATCAGGATTGGGATTTCTTTATGTCAAAATTGCACCGTCGGGAGATACCAAAGAAATCGGTTTTTCTAAAAGTCAACGAAATAGAAAACCATATCTCCTTTATAGAATCTGGCGTGGTGCGTTTGTACATTCCCAAAGAAAATCCGGATAAGGAAATCACCTTTGGTTTTAGCTTTAAAGATCAGTTTATCAGTGCTTATGACTCCTTTCTAACCCGAACCCCTTCGGTATATCAATTACAAGCGCTGACAGATACCACTATTTTGAGTATTACATATGATGAGCTGCAAATGGTTTATAAGACCACACAAATAGGAAATCTTATCGGAAGGCTAACGGCAGAACGTCTCTTTTTGATAAAATCCAAAAGGGAACAAAACTTATTGAATCTTACAGCAGAAGAACGTTATGTGAACTTGTTCAAAGAACGGCCAGAGCTCTTAAAAGTAATTCCATTAAAATACATCAGTTCCTATATTGGGGTTACTTCACAAGCTTTAAGCCGAATCAGAAAACGGTTGTAATTGGTGATTTATTGATTTGGGTTCATTGTTTGCCTTGTAACATCAAATTATCTTTGTAAAAAAAAGCTATGTTGATTGTTATTTTCGTTGCAGTACTTTGGTATGGAGGCCTGTTTTTTCAGTCTTTCTTTTTACACCGTTATGCAGCACATCAGGTATTTACCATGTCCAAAACGATGGAACGTATTACGTTTGTTCTGACTTGGATTTTTCAGGGTCCAAGCTACCTTAGTGCGTATGGGTATGGAGTAATGCATCGCATGCATCATGCCTACACCGATACAGAAAAGGATCCGCATTCTCCATCACATGATGCCAATCTATTCGCCATGATGTGGAAAACAAAGACAATTTATCAGGATATTAATACGCAACGCATTGAAATTGATACCCGTTTTACCAAAAATGTACCCCAATGGAAAGGATTTGACCTGTTTGCAAGTTCTAGGTTTTCCCGTTTGCTTTGGATTTCGGGGTATGTGTTGTTTTTTGCGCTTTTCGTAACCTCTTGGTGGCAATGGCTTTTATTGCCGATAACCTTTTTAATGGCACCCATACATGGGGTTATCATCAACTGGTTTGGGCATATTTACGGCTATGTAAATTTTAAAATGAAGAACACGAGCAAAAACCTCTTCCGCTTTGACTTTTTAATGATGGGTGAAGGCTATCATAACAATCATCACAAACATGCAAGTAACGCTAATTTTGGCGTAAGGTGGTATGAGATTGATATCACCTATCTAATTATAAAGGTATTGGATGCTTTCGGTTGTATTCGGTTAAAACCAATTGAAGTAAAGTAGTTCTAACTTTTGCCACACACTTTATTCCAATCCTCTGTTTATGAGTAGATTGTAGAATCTATTCAATATACCATAGGTAATTAATAGTTCGCACTTTATACACTATTATTCCATTCAATATAAAATATTTCAGAAGCACTCGCAGAAGAATAAGTTGAACCTTGGTTTTGACGCTGGAAGGCAGTTTGCTTCCCTGCGTTGCTTTAAATCATTATGACTTTGCGTTCAATGAAAGCTGATTTATTTCTTGCGGGTTATCTGTTAGCGCGCCATATAAGAGGTCAGTAGAACGTCTCCTGTTTGATAATATACTTGTCCGGTTATATCGTCAACCGCATATAAGGGCTCACGGTCCTTACCAAGATTAATTTCGCCCGCTACTTTACCCGTCGTTTTGCTCACTTTTAACAATACAATGTCTTTCTCCTGTTTTGACATAATGAACATAAAATCCCTAGCTTGTTTTGTGGCTTTTAGTCGGGCATTTGCTTTTCTAAAGGCAGTACCGGCATAACTTGAGGCGGCATTGCCCAATTCTCCGTATGCGTTGCCTATTTGGGATACGATTTCTCCCGAAACTTCGTCTTTTTGACGGACATCATTTTCGGCTGCGGCCATGGCACCTGCAACATAGTATGAGGTAGCACCAATATATGCTGCCCTTATCGATGAGGCATATAGCAAAGCACGTTTCCAACCAGCTTCCTTTGGTGCAGCATAATATTCTTGATAGACCAGAGATCCATCAAAATTAAATTTGGCAACATTCTGATCGGAGTGAATAAAAATTCCATCCTCCAAAATTTCCAGATTCGATGGTGATTCCTTCCCGTCAAATTGAAGTTCCACTTGTGAAAAATCACTGACTTGACCATCAGCTTTATCCACAACTTTTATAAGTCCGGAACTGTAATCAAAGGCATAGATTTTATCTTGATGCTCAGCGGTAAGTCTAGGACTGGTCCGAATACTTTTTTTCCACATCAGCGTTCCCGTATGATGGTCCAAAATGTTCATCTCTTCGGTCGTAATATATAGGATTGAATTAGCCAGTGGCACAATCCCAACGACCGTACCATCAACCTTGACAGGTTTTTCAAAGGTTATGGCCCCTACTGTTGGATCTAAATAATTTAGGAAATCTTTATTGGCAGTTCGCGATACCAGCAAAATACCTTCACCGGAATCCAAATAATCATAAACTCCGCCTTTGATCGCAATTCCACGGCCCTTTTTTCCCCACAGGCCCTCACTGGTCTTATAGTCGAATAGGTTTATTTTCGTTCTATTGCCATCATCAGGCAACACAAGCATGCCCTTATCTAAAAAATAAATCTGGCTGAGTGCCCCATTTACCTCTAATTCCTTAGTCCATATCAGACTACCATCATTGATATTATAGGCATTATAGTTATTGCTGTAGTTGATGGGGCTATTGGATGAAGTCATTCCGCCTTGTCGCTCTTTCTGTGACCCCAAATAGAAGACATCACTGCCCTCCGGCTGGTAGTACTGTAGTTGTATATCCATATCTATGGAGACAGTTTCCGCAGCCTGCTTCAATAGCGCTCCAAATTTCCCCATTTTATCTATTTGTACTGCTTCCTTGGAGTTCGCTTTCTTCCATATGACCTCTCCGGTATCTGCATTGAGTTTGTAGTTGTTGAACAAGGTTACGATAAGAAGTTCTTGATTATCGAGTTCATTGGCAGCAACGATACGGCCAAATTTTTCGTTCATCGACCAGGACAAACTAGCATCTGACATTTTTACGGAAACCATAAGGGGTTCACCATTGTAATCTGTTCCGGAAACGAGAATCGCATCTGAATTAAACAATAAATGGTAGTTGGCAACCTTTTGAAGTCCGGCATTTTTAGAATTAAAGACTTCGTCGCCACTAAATTGATCTATAAGATGTAAGCTATTGCTCGTTGTTACTGAAAAAAACGGACTATTCGGAAGTTCTTCGAAAGCAGCTCTATCAAGATTGCCAAAGGCCCTTTTTCCCCAACTAATGGCACCTGTTTCGGTATCGATACCAATCAGCTCTTCTCTTGAACTAACGATAAGGTTGCCCAACGAAGTAACTTCTTGCCATAAGATTTTTGTAGGTACCTCTTTGTTCCATTTCATTTCGACCTGTGAAAAAGATAGTAATGGCAACACCATCAGTAATAAAAAAAGTGGTTTTATCTGGCTCATATTCTGGTTTTTAGTCTAGTTAGAACGTATCACCTCTCTTTTTAGTACAATTTTTTCTTTATTACCTGAGCCAAGACTGCGATCCTATCGGCCTTAATACCATATAATGGGAAAACGAATTTGAGTTCAAGGTTTCGGTAATGCCGGAATCAACTAGGAGACCTATTCTAACGATTTTTGCCATTTCAGCCGGTCGGCACAATTACACCAAAAGAAAAAGAGCCTACATATAGAACAATAGCTCCATTGTAGACCCTTTTATAAAATTTATTACATAAAACTACCCTTTAAATGAAGGTAAGGGCGGATTGCATTTATTCCTTTTTGGTGCTCACAAAACCAATCGGTTTAAGTAACACTTCCATTTCCGCAATGTTCAACCCGGAGTTTTCTTCAGTTCTTGAAAGCTCATTGATATCCACGCCAGGTGTGCCTTTAGGTAATGCATAAGATTCGCCTACCGTTGCAGATCCATATCCAAGATCTCTCATAGATGCTGCGGTGATACGACTCAATGGATTTTCACCGAAATTTAAAAATCCGGTCATTAATTCATTGTTCAATGTTGACTCTTTCCAGTGTCCAAATCGTGTTCCTGGTCCAAATTCATTTTCAATTGGAAGTTCACCAGTTCCACCTTCAGCGTTCCAAAAAACGTTGGCGTTATCACCTGCAAAAAAAGGTTGTTGAAATGTCCCAGTGAGTAGGTTTCTCGAAAAGTTAAATTGTGGAAAATTTAGATTCCAAAGTGTACCAATACCCAAAACATGCCCCATTTCATGTACAATCACATCCTCAAACAGATCTAATTGATCAAGAAAAGCTAAATCATCTGAATCAAACTCCATAACACCACTTAACGTTAAAAAGTTATCTAATCGAATGAACCTAGGACCTGCTCTACCTAGAATACCTCTTGGGCCGTCTATAGGACGAAGTAATACCTCAATAACTATGTCATCAATGGTGCCTTCAATATCAGGAACATTTTCAAAGGCTGATGGTAAGGAACCAGTAAATGAAGAAACGTCTTTTATTATTATTCGTTCCCATCGAGCCGCTGCCGCTTCAAAAACTTCTTTTTGCCTATCCGTAGGGGTTTCTGCATATCTTAAAGTGATATTGAAACGTCCACGGTCTTCACCAGCTGCTTCAGTTGTCTTTAAGACAGTAGGAGTTAAATCATCAATGATAATAGGTTCTAACGGGTCAGCTTTTAAGGCTATCTCAAGGCCTTGATCTTCTGACAAAATTTGCGCATCAGATTCTAAAACTTCCTCTGAACAAGAGATAAAAAGAAGCGTACTTAAAACGCAACCGAAAGCGATAAACCTTCCGGACTTTTGTAAAGTGTTTTTCATTATTATATTTTTTATGTTTAGAGAAATATAGAAAACTCCTGAGAAATTAATCGACTAAATTTTAGAAAAAAATAGTTTGTTTATTATTTTTTTTGAAGGAATAAAACTAGGTGTTGAAAACCAATTAATTAAGATACTGCTACTTCAACAAAAAATAAATTCTTAAGGGGTGTACCTGGTGTTCCATTGGATTTTATGGAATTGGGAATTCTTTGTATTCAAATAGCATACAATTCTCTTATTATTCTTTAACAAACACCATACAATGCTGCCACGGCAAGTTGGCCATATTACTTTCCAATTCCAATCCCAAGGCCTTCATTTCTTTGACGGCTTGTTTCTGTGTCATTTTGTGTATTTCTTTGATCGGAATATTGGGATCCTCTCCCCTATACTCAATCAAGTAGATTTTACCCTTTGGCCGTAGCGCCTTTTTAATAGATAGCATCATTTCATAAGGATAGCTAAACTCATGGTATACATCTACGAGTAGTACTTTGTCCACTGAATTTTTTGGTAATTGCACACTTTTTTCACTTCCCTTTACCAGGGAAACATTGCTGCTATTTTTTTCTGACTTTTTTTTCTGCATTGCAGCCAGCATTTCTTCTTGGATATCCACAGCATAGATCTGCCCATTTGCAACCATTGGAGCCATTTTAAACACATGGTATCCAGATCCGGCCCCAATATCAGCAATATCGTCCCCTGGTTGAATCTCCATATTTTGCAGCAATGTTGTTGTATTTTCTTCCTTCTCACGTTCAGGCCGTTCAAGCCAAGACATGCCCTGATAGCCCATGACATAAGCAATCTCCCTACCCAGATACCATTTACCAATGCCATTTACATCTCCTTTTTTAAATTCATAAGATGGTACGGTTTCCTTTTGTTGTCCAATGCATTGATACATGGGCTGAACCATTATCATTAAACAAAAAAAGTAAAAACCCTTTTTAAGTAAGGAATAATTAAACAAGGTCATACCCATTGGGACATTATTTTCCTTCTTGCAAGGTTCTTTAATCCAATTTATGCTCTGTCTGTACTTTCTCATTATAATATATACTTCGATTTTAAATGGAATTTAAAACATTGAATATAAGGAATATTAAACCATTATCTTTTTTCTGGTATATGGCCTTTTATAAAAAGAGAAGCAAATTTTCCCCTCCTATATCTATTTTTTAGATATCACTAGGGTAACATATCTTATTATGGATTAAGCAGTTT encodes the following:
- a CDS encoding acyl-CoA desaturase, which produces MLIVIFVAVLWYGGLFFQSFFLHRYAAHQVFTMSKTMERITFVLTWIFQGPSYLSAYGYGVMHRMHHAYTDTEKDPHSPSHDANLFAMMWKTKTIYQDINTQRIEIDTRFTKNVPQWKGFDLFASSRFSRLLWISGYVLFFALFVTSWWQWLLLPITFLMAPIHGVIINWFGHIYGYVNFKMKNTSKNLFRFDFLMMGEGYHNNHHKHASNANFGVRWYEIDITYLIIKVLDAFGCIRLKPIEVK
- a CDS encoding HPF/RaiA family ribosome-associated protein, whose product is MNINFEYDGVKASERLEIFAGKKVDKLLDKYDFIIRADIFFKTENTSSPDTGMICAIRLSSPGPRLFAESSNGSFEASIAKTVDDLERQLKKRKDKIKAH
- a CDS encoding DUF6642 family protein, producing MLEKRQQFPQKQFTEADYFIYCLEGVQEIETDRVTQAQENLEQLAMQYGIASIYKTCDTIEGLEASLNALVLDDHNFKDYEIIYLVMTGEANSICLNDYYYSLQEIAEIFEGRLKGKILHFSNAKVLDLDEEEAQYFLDITGAKGVSGYGNEYNGISSSNLDKAFFNLFKEDDNMLDVVEELHQRHYNVCKLLDFRLYY
- a CDS encoding leishmanolysin-related zinc metalloendopeptidase; its protein translation is MKNTLQKSGRFIAFGCVLSTLLFISCSEEVLESDAQILSEDQGLEIALKADPLEPIIIDDLTPTVLKTTEAAGEDRGRFNITLRYAETPTDRQKEVFEAAAARWERIIIKDVSSFTGSLPSAFENVPDIEGTIDDIVIEVLLRPIDGPRGILGRAGPRFIRLDNFLTLSGVMEFDSDDLAFLDQLDLFEDVIVHEMGHVLGIGTLWNLNFPQFNFSRNLLTGTFQQPFFAGDNANVFWNAEGGTGELPIENEFGPGTRFGHWKESTLNNELMTGFLNFGENPLSRITAASMRDLGYGSATVGESYALPKGTPGVDINELSRTEENSGLNIAEMEVLLKPIGFVSTKKE
- a CDS encoding class I SAM-dependent methyltransferase — translated: MRKYRQSINWIKEPCKKENNVPMGMTLFNYSLLKKGFYFFCLMIMVQPMYQCIGQQKETVPSYEFKKGDVNGIGKWYLGREIAYVMGYQGMSWLERPEREKEENTTTLLQNMEIQPGDDIADIGAGSGYHVFKMAPMVANGQIYAVDIQEEMLAAMQKKKSEKNSSNVSLVKGSEKSVQLPKNSVDKVLLVDVYHEFSYPYEMMLSIKKALRPKGKIYLIEYRGEDPNIPIKEIHKMTQKQAVKEMKALGLELESNMANLPWQHCMVFVKE
- a CDS encoding Crp/Fnr family transcriptional regulator, which translates into the protein MQQIKAHLDQIADISNQDWDFFMSKLHRREIPKKSVFLKVNEIENHISFIESGVVRLYIPKENPDKEITFGFSFKDQFISAYDSFLTRTPSVYQLQALTDTTILSITYDELQMVYKTTQIGNLIGRLTAERLFLIKSKREQNLLNLTAEERYVNLFKERPELLKVIPLKYISSYIGVTSQALSRIRKRL